Proteins co-encoded in one Deltaproteobacteria bacterium genomic window:
- a CDS encoding DUF3795 domain-containing protein, producing the protein MEINKELLAPCGLYCGVCAIMMAHRDNNQKLKERLAPAYGVSPEEIRCRGCLSDEVFGYCTTCAIKSCTRQKGYEGCHQCSEFPCEHIHNFPVPVGRKVILRAVPQRREMGTEKWVEAEEKRYRCPHCGEQLFRGVKRCRHCQEIVNPD; encoded by the coding sequence GTGGAAATCAATAAAGAATTGCTGGCTCCCTGCGGGCTGTACTGCGGGGTTTGTGCGATCATGATGGCCCACAGGGACAATAATCAAAAGCTAAAGGAACGATTAGCCCCTGCCTATGGAGTTTCACCGGAGGAGATTCGCTGCCGGGGATGTTTATCCGACGAGGTGTTTGGCTACTGCACCACTTGCGCGATCAAGTCCTGCACCCGGCAAAAAGGCTATGAAGGGTGTCACCAGTGTTCTGAATTTCCCTGTGAGCATATCCACAATTTTCCTGTTCCCGTAGGCCGGAAGGTCATTTTGCGGGCTGTCCCGCAGCGGCGCGAAATGGGGACGGAGAAATGGGTCGAGGCCGAGGAAAAGCGCTACCGCTGCCCCCATTGTGGTGAACAGCTTTTCAGGGGAGTAAAACGCTGCCGCCATTGTCAAGAAATCGTAAATCCGGACTAA
- a CDS encoding RNA polymerase sigma factor, protein MAKETSPDNPSLESLVDSAKEGQRDALEELVRRIQDRIYNLALRSLFLPADAEDATQEILIKVITHLADFKGESRFTTWVFRIAANHLLSTHKRRAERWGYSFEMCEQGIEKALAMSRLENVKTPEDNLIVEEVKLACLQGVLLCLSREIRLAFILGVVFEVTSTEGSHILNITPDTFRQRLSRGRKQIQNFMIKQCSLVNPENPCACAKLIPHEIKIKLLDPENLRFAGHRCYVRENGLADSRLQELDKLQRVAFLFRSHPEYAAPVSFVESIKKLVESGRLEMLNG, encoded by the coding sequence ATGGCAAAAGAAACATCACCTGATAATCCAAGCCTTGAAAGCCTGGTTGATTCGGCCAAAGAAGGCCAAAGAGACGCCCTTGAAGAGCTGGTGAGAAGGATTCAGGACAGAATCTATAATCTGGCGCTCAGGTCTCTGTTTTTACCCGCCGACGCTGAGGACGCGACCCAGGAGATTTTAATCAAGGTCATTACCCACCTGGCCGACTTCAAAGGGGAGAGCCGGTTTACCACCTGGGTATTTCGCATTGCCGCCAACCATTTGCTCTCCACCCATAAACGCAGGGCAGAAAGGTGGGGATACTCCTTTGAAATGTGCGAGCAGGGAATTGAAAAAGCGTTAGCAATGTCACGCTTAGAAAATGTCAAGACCCCCGAAGATAACCTGATCGTCGAGGAGGTCAAACTGGCCTGTTTACAGGGGGTGTTGCTTTGTTTGAGCCGGGAGATTCGCCTGGCCTTTATCCTGGGGGTAGTTTTTGAAGTAACGAGCACCGAGGGCAGCCACATCTTGAACATTACACCCGATACCTTTCGCCAGCGTCTTTCCCGCGGAAGGAAGCAGATTCAGAATTTTATGATTAAACAATGCAGTCTGGTCAATCCGGAAAACCCCTGCGCCTGCGCTAAGTTGATTCCCCATGAAATTAAAATCAAGTTGCTCGATCCGGAAAACCTTCGGTTTGCCGGCCATCGCTGCTATGTTCGCGAAAACGGCTTGGCCGACTCCCGGCTTCAGGAGCTTGACAAATTGCAGCGCGTGGCCTTCCTCTTTCGGAGCCATCCGGAATATGCCGCACCGGTGAGCTTCGTGGAATCTATAAAGAAACTGGTGGAATCCGGAAGATTAGAAATGTTAAACGGCTGA
- the hypE gene encoding hydrogenase expression/formation protein HypE — translation MYKILLDHGSGGRASHELIEKVFVPRFQNPVLNDLNDSAVFELNGARLAFTTDSYVVDPIFFPGGDIGSLAICGTVNDLAMRGACPHYLSVGFIIEEGFPVKDLEQILFSMERAAREAGIYVVTGDTKVVPKGNVDKIFINTAGIGLIPEGIDIAGQNARLGDAVLVSGTIGDHGLTILSKREGLSFESTLKSDAAPLNHLVREMIETGAEIHVLRDPTRGGLATTLNEIARQSKVGIEIREEAVPIRESVAAAAEILGLDPFYIANEGKLIAILPALQAEAVLKVMKKNPYGQQAALIGEVKAENPGKVVLKTNIGGKRLMDMLAGEQLPRIC, via the coding sequence ATGTATAAAATCTTACTGGATCACGGCAGCGGAGGCCGGGCCTCCCATGAATTAATTGAAAAAGTCTTTGTTCCCCGGTTTCAAAATCCGGTTTTAAACGATTTAAATGACAGCGCGGTCTTTGAACTGAACGGGGCCAGGCTGGCCTTCACTACGGACAGTTATGTGGTGGATCCGATTTTTTTCCCAGGCGGCGATATCGGTTCTTTGGCTATCTGCGGTACGGTCAATGACCTGGCTATGAGAGGGGCCTGTCCCCATTATCTTAGTGTCGGGTTTATTATCGAAGAAGGATTTCCCGTAAAAGACCTGGAACAAATCCTCTTCTCCATGGAAAGGGCCGCCAGGGAAGCCGGGATTTATGTCGTGACCGGCGACACCAAGGTGGTCCCCAAGGGCAATGTTGACAAGATCTTTATTAACACTGCCGGGATCGGCCTTATCCCCGAGGGGATCGATATCGCCGGGCAGAACGCCAGGCTCGGAGATGCGGTCCTGGTTAGCGGCACGATCGGCGATCACGGCCTGACCATTCTTTCCAAAAGGGAAGGGTTGTCTTTTGAGTCCACTCTTAAAAGCGATGCCGCCCCTTTAAACCACCTGGTCCGGGAGATGATCGAGACCGGGGCGGAAATCCATGTCCTTCGGGATCCCACCCGGGGGGGTCTGGCGACCACCCTGAATGAAATCGCCAGGCAGTCTAAAGTGGGGATAGAAATCCGGGAAGAAGCGGTTCCCATTCGGGAGAGCGTCGCAGCCGCTGCCGAGATCCTGGGGCTGGACCCTTTTTATATCGCCAATGAAGGAAAATTGATTGCCATTCTTCCTGCCCTTCAAGCCGAGGCCGTACTGAAGGTGATGAAGAAAAATCCCTATGGTCAGCAGGCGGCCCTGATCGGAGAGGTTAAGGCCGAAAACCCCGGAAAGGTGGTGCTGAAAACCAATATCGGCGGCAAACGCCTGATGGATATGCTGGCCGGGGAACAACTCCCCAGGATTTGTTGA
- a CDS encoding ferritin family protein: protein MFTLGEIIDLAVRIEKNGEMSYRKAQKEVSDASLADLLGRLADEEAEHEKWFLRFKEKVTPDQEDPRLEEMGKAVMQGVLGEQAFSVSEADFSRIEDRDSLLTLSVEFEKDTVLFYEMLGAFIEDEKTLEKLDQIIQEENRHIRLLNESLKNKTPLPSFKGPA, encoded by the coding sequence ATGTTCACCTTAGGCGAAATTATTGATCTGGCTGTTCGTATCGAGAAGAACGGGGAAATGTCCTATCGAAAGGCGCAAAAAGAGGTTTCGGATGCTTCTTTGGCCGATCTGCTCGGCCGGCTGGCCGATGAAGAGGCCGAGCATGAAAAATGGTTTCTCCGGTTCAAGGAAAAGGTGACACCTGATCAGGAAGATCCGCGGTTAGAGGAAATGGGCAAAGCCGTAATGCAGGGCGTATTGGGGGAACAGGCCTTTTCTGTCTCGGAAGCAGATTTCTCCAGGATAGAAGACCGGGATAGTCTGCTTACCCTGTCCGTGGAATTTGAAAAAGACACTGTCCTTTTTTATGAAATGCTGGGTGCCTTTATCGAAGATGAAAAAACCCTGGAAAAACTGGATCAAATCATCCAGGAAGAAAACCGTCATATCCGGCTCCTTAATGAATCCCTCAAGAATAAGACACCGCTCCCATCCTTTAAAGGACCGGCTTGA